The following nucleotide sequence is from Mytilus edulis chromosome 13, xbMytEdul2.2, whole genome shotgun sequence.
CACTCATACTCTCCGAATTAGGCGCATTTGTTCCAACAATGACACCAAAACACGGAAATAAGGGAAAATACGCGTCTTATTCACTTTGTTTTGCAGTATAAAAGACATCCATCGAGTCGATTTATGGTCAGGATGTTAAAGTGCTAGCTCATAAAGGATCACGAGCAGATGTTTTTTGCCATCAGTTTTAGAAACTTTGATTAGTTATAATACCGGAACGAATATGTACACAATCACCCCTTATAGTCTTCAGGGAAAATGAGGAATATTAGATAACAACAGGAAACCTTCTTTCGCTTCCACATGTTTCATGACGATCTTTGTGAGATGTTTTATTCAGTATTCTTTCGAGTCTGTAATCTTTGTGATaatcaaaactcgtaaatcgagatatacaatataaaagaaaaaaatctatatcgCTTAAATTCTAACATGAACGCGTTTTGCTATGCATGCCTCACCTGCAGTGCGAATCAAGAATCAAAGAGTACACAATTTTATGATAGGGAAAAAGAAATGATAGTATTTCATAGATCAGAACACTGAACTTTTATTAAAGTTCATGGATAAAACTTCGTAAACATGATAACTTTCTGAGTCAGCAAGGAAAAGGTCCAAGAAAACAATACAAATTAGACATTTCTCTCTTGGAATTTTGACTTATTCTACCTTTTTCTTTTGTTACAGATAGAATGTTATCTACCAATGAAACCGTATTGCAAATGCATTTAAACAGTCAAAATATGATGAACTATTTCAGTACAATGTAAAATCTATGATTTACCGTAATTTCAATTACAGAATAAATACAATGTGACACAAAATGACTTTATACACTAAtacaaaaaagacaacaaatttGCCAAAAAGAAAAGGTACGAAAAACTATACCCACTCTACAACTCTAAAGACCaggaataaaatatttaaaaatcaaacaacGAAAACTATTTATTAATAAAGATAATatacctaataaaaaaaatgtccctGAAGGTTAAAACATTAAAAGTTAAAAGAACccacataataaaaataatactctATGAATACATATTTTTGTAAGTCAAAATGTGTGCTAGTATATAACTAAATACGACATACGCATGTTTCGTcattatttgaatttattgaacaaAACGATTCAAAGTACAAATCAATAACGATGTTGCAGACGATTGatcatatatatttcaaaacaaatatcaataaaatataacaatatcttaaaaaaacaattaGAAATATTAATGGGGCATTAGCTATTAAATGTTATGTTCACTAATTTCACTcatgtttgatttataacaacctaaaacgtatatccaaattataaaaaagtctAAAACAAACAATTCACAATACATTGGCTCGATAATATGTGTAAGCATTTGTTGTGTATTTCATTTTAGGAGCCATTTAATAAATTATCGAGGTGACCTCCGAGACTGATTTTATCAAAtaggttaaaaatatatgtacataaatgtttttacctgtataagaattaGTTTTTGTGGATCGAAATAGTCAATTAAACAGTTACTCTTGTTGAAAGTGATTAGCTCATCGACGATATTTCATAGCTTATTTTGCAGcagaaacaacattttccaaaagaccaaaagagtacaaaaatatattttaagaaaacgcATTTAAATAataggtcgaacaactgatgtttttaAACCTTGCTGACtgtcattggcgattgccaaataattAATTCGATCACAAGTTGAAACAAAATGGATCTCTATATTGAGTTAATACCAAGTTGAACAATAAATTTGCAAAGATGGTAAACGATAACATGAGGCGCTTAATATTTTACACCATATCTGGATTTTGACAGTTAATGTCTATCCcgtgatgttaggaatcgaaaaGAATTTGGAAGGCTATCTaaattacctcaatttaggatagactcttaaattttatatatatcgtggctaatggtccaaggacacatttatcgtcctttggttttcgttgttaCTAATATactccctagtgtaaacagtgtataacttgcatgttttatttgatacacttttccaattcatttcttgatattaaatgcctGAAATATTAAGTAGGAGGATGTTATTGCATGCTAAAacatttgggtgctgaatctttatgttaaatAGTGATTTTGTCCAGTGTAAAAAgctcaaattttatcacgtctgaagctgtcaaactgaattttacacccccttaacacagaattttcaatattttgagttagagctggtagaagtttctataattttgatattatttgtctcactggtagtacactacactgtaaaaatctttttaagaAAGAGCAGGTGggagtttttttaatttgaatttattgtcttaaagaaatgcactacgaaataactatgttctcgggcctaagagatggatgcctgaaatctagattctgtactttggcaactttcctgaatgatttgctggttaatttgtcaaactcaatcaaagtaaaggatttgcatttttggtttacagaaattctgttaaagggaaattccgcgattttttacttatcatctaattatgttcatcttaacataaaaaacacatttgcaaagttttaaatttatattccttatAATAACGGAGAAAagcaagtatttgtaacttttttggttgaattctcgagtgggtcgtgacgtattagcccgatttattgaattctggggaaaaataaaatctgtttaactcttatagcttatcgacaatatacgtaattaaaagcgcacagctgacgaatggtcgtagttattaaccacaatataagaatgaacgaaaatgaatatgcatataccgttttgtattgattgaattaaaatcctataaaattatctctagtaaatgtttttgaataaatttaattaattattgttgagatttttttcataaaatatttattgaaaatgtttactgatattgaactgaaaatatttcagttctatttaccgttattgttttgataatcatttcaatgcaactaatgtgtgagcagagtgtgtatattattttgtaaaggtcactgtatatttctcggcttgaggtcaattcgtttaccttgtagctatttagccgcaggtgtgagttcaagcgtacacaggtataaatgttgttatttggaaaggataaacagaaaggattagaaagagtatgctgtcacgatgttaatacactaagatttaatacacgatgagaataaagatacaataattaaattgtgtaaattaattgaaaataaaattcagattcgtaattccgaaagtgtataaaaataaaaggaaacaatttttgattactttcttagcggcaattggcgtaaagattcaaatatgaagcaaacaatagtagttttaatctttaataaaaactaaatgcaatattacccaatttgatataccattgtacatctgtttgatatcattgactttaccggaatttcttaacttgtattcaaatctggctgtgtttaaatgctaataaaactattgcaattttaaagtttttaattgacaaaaaaatacaacatgcatgattttttttagtttctttttaacatttcatttgacaatcatttacacgaactttttgtgaaaagaataccaattatctaagctaaggcattatttcttttgaggattttttaggttgttttttttttaaattctatgataatatttgtgcaacgTTGAACAtaatagccgtcattaatccaaataagtaatacagtagttgtaataaaagttatattttagtcatgcataactgatattgacgaatttagaatagttcgtccatacatctttgttcttgaaacaatcattattagtatacatgtaagtttcctgacgtataagagccattgaggatgagctccagagaaagcagactagtagcggttcgttcgtttgtttgttgggaaaggataggaaatgcaaccgcttgtacagataaacgacagaattaccatacaagcatttatagtcaacacaatcagaaagagttcccatcgttagacggggaatatgaaggcttccaagaatgaacaagtgacatgtctaactctgaacagttagaaaacggactatcgacatcgaccgcttgttcttgatatttgaaactatatgcatatatatacgtatatgtttatgatatagtgatgagttcttgcgtctgacaaaaactaaatcccttcatggttatatcttgccatacgtttatattggtttgtaaggtgattactcaaaatcgttatttgaaaatcctgtttgtgagatgtagattcatttcaatacagaaatttcgtctcaGATGTAtgacacggagaagctctgaaggtccattactcccattttgtttgggtgtgaaccatcgatgtttacagcaatatcaaagaataagatgatgatggtagaaagaactatgggcgtcatgtggcaaatattacatgcatatcggacaatgagttgtcaatctgtatgaaaagatttccaatacaaccatattattgagaaggaatgtttacatgctatactctcgtactagtattacagggttcttgtggcgttcaccttagacacacatctagCTCAgtgttttaacgatgtttaaaaaaaaagacatctaaccaatttaatgtcatatttccctattttttaaatataactaaaagtcttttatctgacaacaatacccctatttagcgaacaagtaatttattcttttttctgttattgaataccaagaaagaaaataaatcccgaaattaatttgaaactttgatactcaaaagtttcccagcaaaatattcacatcccctggggataattagtgttcgtccagtggcatatataacaattgtgatgacgaattccttcctttgttcgagaacaatcttattgaaatataaatctgtgattttactaggtccacagcttcaatgaaccaaagcaaaagttatacatcgacctgtatttaaatcaaattggtcctCTTCTAagttcttcttctggtatacaatagtctatcgacattcgatgattacatactgttggcatacgtggactagtcttttacaacacttttacccctatttattcaaaatatatgtttttttcttatgttcaatgtatacatgtatatattttaaattgcgctatagttccgtaactttctatccagtcgtataaacgaatcgtcggcaagtgcgtatatttttttaaatcaatatttctggtctgttccaatctgtccttcactattgacaatgagtatttattacattttcccaaattcacccttggaaaaaatatttaaaaagattttaatttcatcagaTCTTATTTTTtggatattatttatatttttatgaataatattctttacaccagaaatgttatttataaacaagcgtatgagtttagtaatgacaagtaagacagagttgtatattatacatctgatagttcaaaatggaaagttataagttataagttatcagccgtgtacactgatcaatacctgcagaagtgaaacgatgcatgaacttgcaagcccgacaggaaatcgcttgaatacctggacgtgtcacctctcacccctcacaatacctttggaagtaatacctttagccatgctggtgatcagatgagggaagatcaaaatatatttgaaaaagtttataactttaaagaattatgaacaaattagattttcgaaaacaattttcacggaacacttatttatgatttcaactttgacttttcacctaattccaatatcaacagtttaaaaacaacagaccatggtaatttaaaaaaaataagaatattttccgtatcaagttagttagtcggataaaacaaccgtacgattgacaagatatcgacacgcaattacgactacatcggttactgtagttttgtttctttgtggtttatagacatatcgtttttattaatcgaGAAAGAACACAAAATGGCTGACCGctgagaattgatactctaaatttaaaatcgatggtgatcgcttatctagcggaataaaactttaatatctatgaatttgagcatttttataccgaatgaacataatataaatttttgatttttttgcgaagtttccctttaaaatgtgccattttggcattctacggctataataagcattttaaagcagtttacattttatgcctaggaggcatgctgactttctatctgacagcttttttgttcctgatatttgtgtttctatgcttaaatcaaatttgattaaccatttgtgaactctgaataaattgaaaagtagattataatagaaaaaaagtgcagcatattttgtattcaaattttatcacgtctgaagctgtcaaattgaattttacacccccttatcACAGAAtcgtcaatattttgagttagagcttgTAGAAgcttctataattttgatattatttgtctcactggtagtacactacactgtaaaaatctttttaagaaagagcaggtgcgattttttttaatttgaatttattgtctaaaagaaatgcactacgaaataactgtgttctcgggcctaatgccctttaataataaaaaaaaaagataatggcAATAACAAAACCGCTCAACTGCAAAATATACTCTTATAACATTTGAACGTTACATTACGATAGAGATACATTCCACTAAGCTTACATAAccatttgatttcaaaatgaaGGAACTATGTGCTAGAAATACATAGGCGTTATCTAAAAATTGAGATAAAGGTAGCTAACTTTAACCTAGGTATTTGGAATTATTATTTGTTCTAAAATTATATaacgtcaataaaaaaaatgacataaaagatgGCATATCAAAGTCTTAAATGCATCATTTGTGCAATAATACTGTTAATTGAgatcaaatattgaaaataccAAAGAATCAAATATGAATTGAAATCCGTAATTAATAAGAACATCAACACAAAAAGTATGATGACACCAATCTAGTATTTTGAATAAGACTTAAAATCTTTAGAATTCTAGAGGTTAATTCGAAAACATTTCTGGTTTGTATATTGCCAAAATGACTATTCAGAATCAATACCTATAAGGAATACAGCTCGATAAGTTAAGAACCAGGCTGTTacaaatatatctttcaattCAAAACATGTAGTTAACACGTTCTACTATTTTCAAAATACAACTCTCAACAGATTTACCTCTCAAGTAATTCATTTCAAATTTCTGTAGACATACGATTACGGTTCACTGTTGTAACAAGTagaataaaatagaatattttaatattaaaagtgcaacctgaattataacaaacaattacattCATATATACAAGTAATTTTCAGCCAGCCAAATAGGTTCATGATGCACTGTTCATTGTGtatcattattgaaaataaaatgaataaaaaaatatagttcaaattTGTATATAAGTATGCCTGGCTGAATCTTTTATTTTGGCGAttccaatgaaccttgaaaatagATGATTTGAGGTCAAAAAGTATTAATAATTCAGTTTTATTGTGACATATAacaaattcttttaaaacatgGTTATCCAAATATTGAATTATAGGTACGACATGCACAaatcaaatcttttaattacgTTTACTGGATAAAAGTCTTTTAGGTCTTGGCTGAAGTACCCGATCTTCCCGTTTCCGTTTTTGGGGTGATTCTAACTGCCTTGGCGGACATGATGATATAGGAATATTCATAGTACAATGACTTATGCAAGGTTTGATCTCCTTTCTGACAGCTGATATCAATTCCAATGCGTCAGAAACTTTATACACCAAATAAGATTCGTCGTCAGCCCCCACAAGAACAAATGCTGCCAAACTTTGTTCTGGGTAGTTTACGTCTCCAATGCAAATTATTGATCCACTGTCTCCAGGTTTTGCAAAGTCTTTATTGTCGACCTTTAAATAGACGTAGGGTCCATCATACTTACATCCGGTACACCTACCTATTTGCATGTTTGGTTCGGATGCTCCCCATTTGTAAATATTTCGATGGCGTACACTGAACAGATCATCTCTAAAAATTTGCATGTTGACAAAATTTCCGACTTGTGTTTTCAGCCCAAAAGTACACGTCAGAGTTTTATCGGGGGACACTTGCACCAAAGAAAAATCAAGTGATGGTTCTTCTGATTTTGATCCAGGTGTTCGCGAATGTGGATACCGAGTAAAAACGTTTCGACCAAGCGTAGCGTTGTCCACATTAGAATATGCCTCTTCGTTTTTTCCAATGACATGAGCACATGTTGTAAAAAAGTAAGTACCTTTCTCATCTTCTAGGAACAATCCGACTGTTCCGTATTTGTTTTGTCCTTCATTCGACATATCAGGATTGATTTTGCTTCCCTGTTGTAAAGATGTAAACAAGGTAATCTTTGTACTTCTAAATTCaacattgattttgtattttaaagtGGTATCATCAAAAAATTCCTTAATATAGTTTAAGACTTCAGTTTTATCGTTGTCGTTGTCATGTTGTAGGTAAAGGCAGATTGTATCATCCATACACCCAAAACCTTTGACTTTTGCATTACtgtaatatagatatatatagattcatttgtataaataaaacataa
It contains:
- the LOC139502238 gene encoding uncharacterized protein produces the protein MSLERGVWSKHRAKLISFVKKMLTGENLNVCTSPLKESNHKIFKDLSQNMLVEISQRRLLVSTLVSSDVAAIDRVFQILKENLDKVLLDKIPVLKECHVKRNSTAATGKQNARTTKHPYHREKTLLSKSACASTSSMTSNEHRCTDKCKMELNKTEKNKAAKGIFKGIFHYVTECEDNLSSFSRSLSDELTRRGDSIMLHEWKTVSLRNAKVKGFGCMDDTICLYLQHDNDNDKTEVLNYIKEFFDDTTLKYKINVEFRSTKITLFTSLQQGSKINPDMSNEGQNKYGTVGLFLEDEKGTYFFTTCAHVIGKNEEAYSNVDNATLGRNVFTRYPHSRTPGSKSEEPSLDFSLVQVSPDKTLTCTFGLKTQVGNFVNMQIFRDDLFSVRHRNIYKWGASEPNMQIGRCTGCKYDGPYVYLKVDNKDFAKPGDSGSIICIGDVNYPEQSLAAFVLVGADDESYLVYKVSDALELISAVRKEIKPCISHCTMNIPISSCPPRQLESPQKRKREDRVLQPRPKRLLSSKRN